The sequence CTTCCAAGTTCAAGTATACCTATAAGCAGTATGAATACTGTCAGAAGAACAGGAACAAATCTTGAGTCAAATAATTGTGATTTAGTTCCTGGAATTTGCAGAGTTGCTAATCCATAAAAAATTCCAAAGATTAATATTATAATTCCTAATATTGTATCATTATTATGCCAATTTAATTTTTTTTGATTCATAAATCTCCTCCTTACTATCTAACCATACAAGGTTTTTTAGAATCATATTTCCAATCTTTTATCAAATATTGCATTGCTAAAGCATCATCACGAGTTCTAAATTGTGCAGGCATTGTTTTATATAGTTCATGAGCTTTTAATAATTTTTCCATATCTATTTCCACACCTAAACCAGGTTTATCAGTTATTTCTATTACTCCATTTTTTATTACAGGAGGATTTTTTGTTATTCCCTGTCCATCTTGCCAGATGTAATGAGTATCCACTGGAGTTATATTTCCAGGAGCTGCTGCTGCAACTTGTGCAAATGTTGCTAGTGTTATATCAAAGTGATTGTTTGAATGAGATCCCCATGTTAATCCCCAGTCTTTTAATAAATAAGCCATTCTTACACTTCCATTTAATGTCCAGAAATGAGGATCTGCAAGAATTATATCAACTGATCTTTCTGAAGCTGCATGATAGAACTGTCTCCAGTTAGTAGCAATCATATTAGTTGCAACTTTTAAATTTGTAGCAGTTTTAAATTCACTCATAATTTCTCTACTTGAGAATCCAGCTTCAGGTCCACAAGGATCTTCCATATAAGCAACTACACCATGTTTATCTTTACATAATCTTATTGCTTCTTCTAAAGACCATGCTCCATTTGGATCTATATTTACCCTTGCTTCAGGAAAAGCTTTATGAAGAGCTTCTACCGCTTTCATTTCTTCTTCTCCTTTTAATACTCCACCTTTTAATTTAAAATCTTTAAATCCATATCTTTCATATAAAGCTTTAGCTTGTTCTACTATTCCTTCTGGTGTTAAAGTTTCTTGTCTTCTTATTTTTTCCCAAGAATCTTTACAATCTGTTTCAATTAAATAAGGCATATCTATTTTTTTAGGATCTGCTATATAAAATAAATATCCCAAGAAAGGAACTTCTCTTCTTTGGATTCCTCCATCACCAAGAAGAGCTGCCATAGGTTTATTTAAAAACTTTCCTAATAAATCAAGCATTGCACATTCTATTGCTGCTTCTGCTTGAACAACAAATTTTAAATTGCTTATATTTAATCCTTGTAATCCTTCTCCTGTATCTCCTTTTGCTTTTTGTCCATTTGCTCTTATATCAGTAATTACTTTTCTATAATCTGCTATTTCTGCACCTATTACCATTGGCTTATAACTTTCAAGCATTTCAGTTATAGCTTCTCCACCATGAATCTCTCCAATACCTTTATTCCCTGTTTCGTCTTCTAAAACAACTATATTTCTTGTAAAATATGGAGAATGACATCCACTTAATGTAAGCAAAGCACTGTCATAACCAGCAACAGGATATACATCCATTTTTAAAACTTTTGGTGAACCTTGTTTCATATAATTCCCTCCCAATATTATTATCTTTATAACTATTTTGTTCTATTAAAGTTCTTTTAGTTTTAATATTTATTATTTTACACCCCATGTTTCTTTTTTTATATATTACAGGTAACTATTTTTTTCTCTGTTTAAAAACAGTTTTTTGTTCTAAAATACAATTTTTCTAAATCAATTAGAATTTTTTTATTTTCTATCCTCATCTTAAAATATTATTTTACACATAAATAATAATTATAAAAATATGAACTTAAACAATTATTTTAATTATTTAAATTATATTTTATATTAAGTCCAAAAAATTGTAAACAAATATATGTTTTCAATATAAAAAAGAGGACTTTTTATAAGTCCTCTTTTTTTATATTCTTAATCTTTCATTGATTCAATAATTCCATCAACAAGAACATCCATCTCATCAATTTTCTCTTCATTTAGAGAAGATACCATTGTAAGTCTTTCATTTAAAACTGACATTTGTTTCATATCATCTAAAAACTCTGCCATTAAATCTCCAGACTTACATGCCCATGAACCATTCTCCACAATAGCCACTGTACGGTTCTGTACATTTAAAGCCTTCATATCCATTAAATAATTGTGCATTAATGGATAAATTCCAAGATTATATGTTACTGATGCCAAAACTATATGACTGTACTTGAATGTTTCTGATATAAGCTGTGATACATGAGTATTTGAAACATCATACATAACAACATTTGTAATACCTTTTTCTACAAGTTTTGAAGCAAGAACTGTTGCTGCACTCTCTGTATTTCCATACATAGAAGCATAAACTATCATTACCCCTTTTTCTTCAGGTTCATATCTACTCCATTTATCATACTTATCTATAAAATATCCAAGATTTGAACGCCATACTGGACCATGTAAAGGACAAATTATTTTAATATCTATACCTGCTGCTTTTTTAAGAAGAGCTTGTACATGTGGCCCATATTTTCCAACTATATTTGTATAGTATCTTCTTGCTTCATCTATCCAGTCTCTGTCAAAATTAACTTCATCATTAAATAGTTTTCCATCAAGAGCTCCAAAAGATCCAAAAGCATCTGCTGCAAAAAGAACTCCATTTGTAGTATCAAATGTAACCATAGCTTCAGGCCAGTGAACCATAGGTGCAGATACAAAAGTTACAGTATGTTTTCCAAAAGATTTCACATCTCCTTCTTTAACAACTTCTTTTCTCTCTTCAACATCAAATCCAAATTGATGCATAAGCATAAAAGCTTTTTCAGTGCTGATTACTTTTACCTTAGGATAACGAAGAAGTATCTCTTCTATAGATGCAGCATGATCTGGCTCCATATGATTTATTACAAGATAATCTAAATTTCTTCCGTCAAGAACTGCTTTGACATTTTCTAAGAACTGACGGCATACAGACCAGTCTACAGTATCAAATAATACTGTCTTTTTATCCATTAAAAGATAAGAGTTATATGATACCCCACGAGAAATAGGGTGTATATTTTCAAAAAGATTTAAACGATGATCATTAGCACCAACCCAGTATAAATCTTCTGTTACTTTTCTCACACAATGCATAATATTCAATCCTCCTCTGCCTTATTTATTAAACTTCAATAAATTCATCTTTTGATTCTCCACATAATGGACAAATCCATTCTTCAGGAAGTTTTTCAAAAGTTGTTCCAGGTTTAATTTCATTTTCAGGATCTCCAATTTCTTGGTCATATTCATATCCACAACCACTGCACACATGAATCTTGTAGCTTGGAGCTGATTTTTTAATGAAAGGTTTTTTCATTTTTTTCATAGGAGGTGCTTCTTTTTTAGGTTCACCATTATCAAGTGCTGCTGTTAAAACAGGAAGTACTTCCTCTATTGTTCCAACTATTCCATAATCTGCATTCTTAAATATAGGAGCATTTGCATTGCTGTTTATTGCTACTATTGTTGTTGCATCTTTTATTCCTTTTAAGTGCTGTCCTGCACCTGAAATTCCACAAGCTATATATAGGTTTCCATTAAACTTTTGTCCTGACATTCCAACATAACGGTTTAAAGGGACATATTTCCATTCTTCTGCTACAGGACGAGATGAACCTACTGCTGCTCCTGCCTGTACTGCAAGATTTTTAATAAGTTCCATATTTTCCTTTTTACCTACTCCTCTTCCAGCACTTACAACACGGTCAGCTTTTGTAATAGGAGTATCTAAATCTATTCCAACAGTAAAATCATATCCATCAGCTTTAAGAGCATCAACTAAAGTTTTTACTCTTTCTTCTACTGTTCCTTCTTTTAAAATCATTTTCTTTCTAAGACCTGCAATAGGACCTTTCTTTTTAGAACTTCCTCCTTCTTTTGCAATCTTACCTATAATATGAGCTGCTATAACCACTCTTTGAATTTCGTTTGTTCCTTCATAGATAGTACAGATTTTAGCATCTCTGTATGCTCTTTCTACTTCCATTCCTTTAAGGTATCCAGTACCACCAAAAATTTGAAGAGCATCATTTACAACTTCAAGACATATATCTGAAGCATACTGTTTTGCCATTGCTGATTCCATTCCATAAGGTTCATGATGTTCTTTAAGTTCTGCAGCACTATAAACTAAAAATCTTGCTGCTCTTAATTTTGTTGCCATATCAGCAAGTTTGAAAGATATAATTTGCTGATGTGCTATAGGTTTTCCAAACTGAATTCTTTCTTTTGCATATTCAAGAGCATGTTCATAAGCTCCCTGAGCAATTCCTAAAGCCTGAGAAGCAATTCCTATTCTTCCTCCATCAAGAGTTGCCATAGCAATTTTAAATCCTTCTCCCTCTTTTCCAAGAAGATTTTCTTTAGGAACTTTTACATCATTGAATAAAAGCTGTGCTGTTGATGATGAACGGATTCCAAGTTTGTCATAATGATCTCCAAATGTAAATCCTTCCCATCCTTTTTCAACTATGAAAGCACTTATTCCTTTTGTTCCTATATCTGGTGTTGTTACTGCAAATATAATATATGTATCTGCCTTAGGGGCATTTGTTATAAATATTTTTTCTCCATTAAGAATATAGTGATCTCCCTGAAGAACTGCTGTTGTCTCTGTTCCTCCTGCATCACTTCCTGCATTTGGTTCTGTAAGTCCAAATGCTCCTATTTTTTCTCCTTTAGCTAAAGGTACAAGATATTTTTTCTTTTGTTCTTCTGTTCCAAAAGCCATTATAGGATATGATCCAAGAGATACATGAGCTGATAAAATAACTCCTGTTCCTCCATCTACTCTTGAAAGTTCTTCAACTGCTATTGCATAACTTAAAGCATCAAGTCCTGCTCCTCCATACTCTTTAGGATATGGAATTCCCATTAAATCCATTTCTCCAAGTTTTTTTATTGCCTCTGAAGGAAATTCATTATTTTGATCAAGCATAAACGCAATCGGTTTTACCTCATTTTCTGCAAATTCTCTTACTCTTGCACGAAGAGCCTCATGGGCCTCAGTAGTTTTAAAAAGCATGTTCCTACCTCCTATTCATTCAACCATATTCTAAATTTAAAAAAATAATTGCTGTTTTATTTTTAATAAAATAGTATTTTTATCTTTAAATATAGCATACCAAAAAAATATTTTTCTGTCAATTTATATTTTTTTATTTTTGTATTTTTTTTATAATATTTTTTCATATATATTACATTTTATATTTTTATAAAACTTTTTATTTTTGAGCATAGACATTAAATATATTTTTTAAAATAAAAAAATGCCGAAAAGATTAACTTTCCGACACTTTATAATTCTTTTATATAATTTTTTATTTAAGAAGTGTAAAAATAAATTCTGAACCCTCATTTTCAGATGAAAATACTTCTATTTTTCCACCACAAATATCCACAGTTTCTTTTACTATTGAAAGTCCTAAACCTGTTCCAGCAACATTGCTTGTTCTAGCTTTATCAATTCTATAGAATCTTTCAAAGATATTATCTTTTTCCTGTTCTGGAAAACCTATTCCATTATCTTTAACAGATACTCTGTATCTATCATCTTCTTCCTTTATTGAAACAGTAATATGAGGAACTTTGTTATTATATATTATTCCATTTTCAATAAGATTTTTTAAAACTGTCACTGTTTTTTCAAAATCTATATTCATATAGTTATTTTCATCTTTTAAATCAAGATTATATTCTATAACAGCTCCTGATTTTTTTACTTTGCCATTAAGAATTTTTTCAACTTCATCTTTTACTCTTTCAAAAGGAACTGGAGCAAGGTTTATTATTTTAGAACTTTCTATTTTAGATATATTTAAGAAATCCATTGTTATATTTTCTAGTTTTTCAACATTACTTCTTATTATATCAAGAAAGTTTTTCTGAAGTTCCTGAGGTGCATCTTCAAGAGCAATTAAATATCCCTTTATATTTGTAAGAGGTGTTTTTAATTCATGACTTACATTTGCTATAAAGTTTTTCTGTATTTCTCCAAGCTCTCTGCTTCTTGTAATATCTTTTATTGTAATCAAAAATTCTTTTTTAAATTCAAGATATTTAACTGTTACAAGAAGATATTTTTTAAGTTTTGAAATAAATATTTCTTCTTTTATATTTTCTTTTGTTTTCATTCCTTTATTTATAACATTAAGTATCTCAATGTATTTAACTTTTTTATAAATAGAATCCAATTTTCCATTTACATAAAGATAACCAAGAGCATTGTTCTTCATAATTATTTTAGATTCTTCATCTGCAAGAATTATTGAAAGATCTACAGCTGATATAACTCTTTTAAGTCTTGTTTTTTCTTCATTAAGTTTTCTTATATTTTTAAGATTTTCTTTCTGCCAATCTCTTACAACTTTCCAGAATTTTACAAGCCAGACATCTCCTTTAGCATAGATTGTTTTTATTTCATCTCCACTTTCAAGAGCTTCTCTCATACTTTCAATTTTTTTAAACAAATCTCTTTTTAAATAATTTTTATAGCATATATAAATTGCAATATTTAAAATTATAAAGAAAAATATCTGTGTTACAAGAAGAGTTCTTAAATCTTTTATCTCTTCATCATAACTTATTGATGTTCTGATTACAGTTTTTTCTCCTTCGCTATTTTCATTAAGAAGACCATAATAAGCCATATTTTGTCTTAATGTCTTACTTTTTCTTATAGCAAATCCTTCACCTGTTTCAAAAGCTTCCTTTACTTCCTCTCTGTTTCTGTGATTTGCCATTTCATCTTCTTTTGTATATCTTTCAGAGTCATAAAGAATATTTCCCTGTGCATCTATAAGAGTAAATCTTTTCTTTACATTACCAAACATATCCTGAAAGTTTGATTTAGTATATCCATTTGTAAGCTCTTTAACCATAAGAGCATCTTCTTTAAGTGTTCTTTTTGCAGCATCACCATATAATTCTGATATTTTGCCCATGTATGTATTTACAAAAAGAACTTCCAGGAACAAAATAAAAATCAGGGCAATTATCTCTTTTCTTCTAATTTGTACCCGACCCCCTTCACTGTTTTAATGTTTTCAGCAATACTTTTAACTTTTTCTCTTAATTTTGAAATATAAATATCAACTGATCTGTCTCCAGTGTAATAATTTGACTCCCATACTCTGTCAAGGATTTTCTCTCTTGATAAGACTATTCCCTGATTTTTTATAAGCAAAAGAAGAAGATCAAATTCTTTTTTAGAAAGTTCTACCTCTTCCTCTCCATCTTTTACAATACGCCTTTTTTCATCTACAACAACCTGTTTAAAACTATATCTTCCAGATTTTCCAACATTTTTTCCTTCTAAGAATTTTCTTGCACGAAGAACAAGTTCTCTTGGATCAAAAGGCTTTTTCATATAGTCATCTGCTCCTAACTGAAGACCTTCAAGAACATCTTCTATTTCTGTTTTTGCTGTAAGCATTATTATTACAGGATCTCCATATTCAGCAGACATATCTCTTACTATACTTGTAAAATTTTTTCCATCAAGACTTGGGAGCATAATATCTAATACAATAAGATCAGGTTTAAAGCTTTTCACTGCTTTTAATCCTTCAAGTCCGTCACCAGCTGTCTGAACTTCATAATTTTCTTTTTTAAAAAAATAACTTACCAGCTGTTGTATTTCCATATCATCTTCTACTATTAAAACTCTCATTGTATCCTCCCAGTTTTTCTATTCTTCTGCCTCTTCCTTTTCCTCACTTTTATGTTTTTCTCTCTCAAGAAGTTCAACTACTCTCATATTTTCTCCACTGAAATTATAAATTGAACTCATAGCAAGTTGTGTTATTTTATCTGAAACTCTTTCATACTTTTTGTTAATAAGAAGCATAAGAATTCCTGCATCAATATTTTTTGATTCTTCTTTCATTTGGCTTCCGATAATAGAATCTATCTCTCCTCTTATTTCATTAATTTCTTCATCCATTCCAAGAAGAACATAAGCTTTTTTCTCATCTTTTTCTATAAAAGCTTCCATATATTTTTGGAATATATCATCTATTTTTATAAGAAAATTTTCAAGAATTCCAAAATCTCTTTCCATATTTCCTTCTTTTTTTTCTATTTTTCTCATTAAGACTAGAGTATCAAGAAGAAGATCTCCCATTCTTTCAAGCATTTTACTTGATTCTATAAATGTTATAAGAGCTCTTAAATCTCCTGCAGCAGGTTGAAATCTTGCTATTGACATTATTGATGTTTCTTTTATTTTTACATCAAAAGCATTTATCATATCTTCAACAAGCTTTGCTTCCCCATAAAGAGATCTGTCAAAACTATCTTTTTTTAACATTTCCATATTTATTCTAAAAAGTCTATCTACATTTTTACAAAGTTCTATATAATGTTCTGTTATTCCATTGATACTTTCGTGAAGATTTCTCATTTTATCACTCCTCATTTTTATTCTATCATATTTTTTCAAAACTTTTTATATTCTATCCAAATTTACCTGTTATATAATCTTCTGTTTTTTTCTTGTTAGGCTTAGTAAAAATTATATCTGTTTTATCAAACTCTTCTAGTTTTCCTTGATAGAAAAATCCTGTAAAATCTGAAATTCTTGCAGCTTGCTGCATATTATGTGTAACTATTATTATAGTATAATCTTTCTGAAGTTCTCTTATAAGTTCTTCTATTTTTAAAGTTGAAATAGGATCAAGAGCTGATGTAGGTTCGTCCATAAGAAGTATTTCTGGTTTTACTGCTATTGCCCTTGCAATGCAAAGTCTTTGTTGCTGTCCTCCTGAAAGTCCAAGTGCTGACTGATGAAGTTTATCCTTTACTTCATCCCATAAAGCTACTGCCTTTAAACTATTTATTACTATTTCATCAAGAACTTTTTTATCTTTTTCTCCGTGAAGTTTAGGACCATAAACAATATTTTCATATATTGTTTTAGGGAATGGATTTGGCTTTTGGAAAACCATTCCTATTTTTTTTCTCAATTCAACTATATCATTATCTGGATTAAAAATATTTTTTCCATCAAACTCTATTACACCTTCATATCTTACACCTTCAATAAGGTCATTCATCCTGTTTATAGATCTTAAGAATGTTGATTTCCCACATCCTGAAGGACCTATAAGAGCCGTTACTTTATTTTCTTGTATCTCCATGTTTATATCCTTAAGAGCCTGAAACTTATCATAATAAAAGTTAAAGTTATTGACCTTAAGTCTTATTGTATTTTCCATTTATCCTCCTTAAAAAACTTAAATATATATTTACTCAAATTATTTACTGCTGAATTTTTTTCTTAAAACTGCACCAAGCAAGTTAAATCCTACTGTAAGAACAACTATTACAAGAACTGTTCCATTCATTATCTTATCAGGCATATTAGGAACTTGTGTTGCAATTACATAAAGATGATATGGAAGAGCCATTACCTGATCCCATACAGATTCTGGAAGGAAAGGCAGATAAAATGCTACTACTGTAAACATTATAGGTGCTGTTTCTCCAGCAGCTCTTGATATACTTAAAATAATTCCTGTAAGAATTCCTGGAAGAGCTGTTGGAAGAATTATTTTCCATGTTGTTTCCCATTTTGTTGCCCCTAAAGCTAAAGAAGCTTCCCTTAAATCTTTAGGTATTGCAAGAAGTGCTTCCCTTGTTGCTGTTATTATTACAGGAAGACACATTATTCCAAGGGTAAGAGCCCCTGAAAGAATTGATGAACCAAATTGTAAGAAAATTACAAACAATGACATTCCAAAAAGTCCATATATGATACTTGGTATTCCTGCCAGATTTACTATTGTAAGATTTATTACTCTTCTTATTATATTATCTTTAGAATATTCAACTAGAAATATTCCTGTAAGAATACCAAAAGGAACTGAAACTGCTATTGTTCCTATTGTAAGATAAATACTTCCAATTATTGCAGGAAGTATTCCTCCTGCTCTCATTCCATCAGTAGGGTTTGTTGCTAAAAATTCCCACGATATTGAAGGAACTCCTTTAAATATTATATAAATCACTATGCAGACAACAGGTAAAACTGAAAGATACCCAACACCTTTAATAATTCCCTCTATTACTTTTGCTCCTGTTCCTTTTAATAAACTCATTTTCATGCTCCTTATTTTCTCATTATCTTTCTTGATTTATTTATAAAATAATCTGCTATTGTATTTGTTATAAAACTTATTCCGAAAAGTACAAGTCCAACTGCAAAAAGTACATAATAATGTGTGCTGCCATTTACAACTTCCCCCATTTCTGCAGCTATTGTTGCTGTAAGAGTTCTTACTGGAGAAAGAATTCCTCCTCCTAAAATAGGAGCATTTCCTGTTACCATTAAAACCGTTATTGTTTCACCTATTATTCTTCCAAACCCAAGCATTATCCCTGCAAAAATTCCAGGAAACGCTGCTGGAAGTATTATTTTTACAACTGTTTCCAATTTATTCGCTCCCATTGCAAGAGAAGCTTCTTTATATGAAGGATCAAGTGCCCTTATAGCATCATCTGATATACTTACCATAGTTGGAATAGCCATAAAAGAAAGAAGTATTCCTCCTGTAAGAGCTGTAAGCCCTGTATTAAGATTAAATATATTTTTTACTAATGCTGATAATACATAAAGCCCTATATATCCAAGTACAACTGAAGGAAGTGCAGACATTGTTTCTATAAGAAGTTTAAAAATATCTCTTGTTTTTTTATTTGCATATTCTGCCATGTATACTGCACTCATAATACTTATAGGAACAGATATTCCAAGTGCTACTAAAGTTACACGGAAAGAACCTGATAGCAAAGGAAGAAGTCCATATTTTTCTGAAAGAGAAATCCATTCTCTTCCTAAGAAAAACTTTGATAACGATACATCTTCAAAAGCTTTCATGCTATTTGTCAATATAAATAAAAATATAAGAAAAACTATTACAACATTAAATCCGCCGATTAAAAATATACAATATTTCATACATTTATCTACGATTTTTCTTAAATTCATTTTCTACCCCTTATTTTTTCATTCTTTTTATTTTTTTCAATTTTACTCTCAGTTTGTAAGATAAATATTAATTTAATGTAAAAAATATGTAAAAAAATAATTTCAAAAAATATAAAAAAGGAGCTGTTGCATTTTCTAATCTATAAAAATAAAATTTTATTTTTATAAATCTGCAACAACCCCTTTTAATTATTTTTATCTTATAAGAGCTTCTGAGTTTAGTGGAGATTCCATTCTTCTTGTCTGTCTTTCAAATCTTTCTCTCATTAAATCTGTTTTATATTTAGATCTTTCCAAAGCTATGTCATCATTAAGCTTCTGAACTTTATTCCAGTCAGGTTTATCATTTAAAAGTTCTTTTCTTATTTCAAGTCTTTTTTCATCAATAGAAATTTCCATCTTTCTAAATTCAAAACTTCTTCTGCAGTTATCAGCTCTTTCTATATTCTTTGAATAATGATGTCTATGCCATTCCCTTGGTTCTTCTCTTCTATGATGTATCCCTGCAAAAGCTGTTGTTCCTACTGCAAGTAACATTAAACTTCCTATTAATAATCTTTTCATATTAATCACTCCTTTACTCTCTTCCTTTTGTAAAGAAATTATACTGCTAATTTGTTACCTGAATATGTCAAAATAAAAAATAAATTTATTATTTTTTATTTTTATTCCATACTCAAATGAATGAAGAGATAAAATTCTTTTAATAAGAGAAAGTCCTAAACCACTTCCTTCTATTCCTTTCTCAGTTCCATTATTTCCTCTGAAAAAAGGCTCAAATAATTTATCTGTCTTTTCTATTTCTTTAATATACATTGGATTTTCTATTACAATGTTATTCCCTTCTCTATAAATTTTTATTTTTGAATTTTCAGGAGAATATTTTAGAGCATTTTGTATAATGTTATTAAAAACTATTTCTATAAGTTTTTTATTTGCTGTCACTTCTTTTTCATCAATATCTATTTCCCATTCTATATCTTTTTTAAGTTCCAAAAATTCAAATTGCTCAATGCTTTTTCTTATAACTTCATGCAATTCAAATTTTTCTTCAGAAAGTTTTGTATCAGCTGAAGAAAGCTTTGAAATAAGCAGAAGATCTTTTACAAGAGTATTCATATATCTGCTTTCTTTTAAAATTACCCTGTAATAATTTTTTCTTTCTTGCTCCTCTGTAATTTTTCCAGTAAGAAGAAGCTGAGCATGTGTATCAATTACAGCAATTGGAGTTTTTAACTCATGAGAAGCATTGGAAACAAAATTATTAAGCCCCTCTATAGAGGACGATATACTGTCAGCCATTATATTTATACTTCTACTTAAATCTTTAAGCTCATCACTTGTATTAATGTTAGATTTCTCAGAAAAATCTAACTCTGCTATTTTTTTGGCTGCTCTGTTAAGAGCCCCTATATTATCAGTTATTCTCTTAGCAAAAATTCTGCTTATAAAAGCACTTATTCCAAGTGCAACAACAAGAGTTATTAAATTAAGAAGATATACTTCATGTCTATGACTGCTCATTACAGAAAGGGATGTTGTAATAAAAACTATTTCATTTTTTGAAATATTTTCTTTATAGACTAAAAGAATTATATTATTTTGCATTGAAATTATATGAAATCCATTTTCTACTTTTCTGTATCTGCTTCTGCTTTTTTTATGATGAGACTCTGGTTTCATTGAATTCTCAATATATATATTTATTCCCTCTTTATCTTTTACATTTTCTATATATTCTTCAAGGGCATATTCATTATCTGAAAAATTTTTTATATTATCTTTTATTTTTATAATCTCACTTTTTCTTCTGTTTATATAAAAAGAATCTGCTGCAAATATGCTTAGAATATAACTTACAGATATTGTAAAAATAATAAGAAATATAGAGAATAAAAAGATTTTTCTGAAAAGATTAATTTTTATTTTCATCTAACACATACCCCATTCCTCTTACTGTTTTTAAAAGAAATTCATAGCTTCCCATCTTTTTACGAACTCTTCTTACAAGAGTATCTACAGCTCTATCATCTCCATCAAAATCAAATCCCCATACTTCATTTAAAAGTTGTTCCCTTGAAAAAATTATTCCTTTATTCTTAAACATATATTCTAAAAATTGTATCTCTCTTCTTGTAAGCTCAATGCTTTTATTTTCTAAAATAAGTTCTCCTTTTTTTGAATCAAAAGAAAACTTATCATATTTATATATACTATTGTTATCTATCTTCAAAAGCTTTTTTATTTTAAGAGTAAGAATCTTAAGATTAAAAGGTTTTGTTATATAATCATCTGCTCCTATACTTAAACCATTGTATTCATCTGCATCTGAATCTCTTGCAGTCATTATAATAACAGGAATATTTGAATTTTTTCTTATTTCTTTACATATATCCCAGCCTGTAACTTTAGGAAGATTTATATCTAAGAGAACAAGATCTGCTCCTGCATTATAAAATTTTTCAATTCCTTCTTCTCCGTCAAAAGCTTTTATTATTTCAAACTCATCTGAAAGTGAATCATATAATACCTGCATTAAATTTTTTTCATCTTCTATTATTAACAATCTTTTTTTCACAAATTACCTCTTAAAAATTATTTTATAAAAAAGACTGCTGCAAATTTTATGTTAATATGCACCAGTCCTTATTTTAATTAAATCTTATTAAGCAAAACCACACAATATGATTTTATTCCTTCTTCATTTCCTGTAAATCCTAATTTTTCTTCTGTTGTAGCTTTAACACTTACATTTTCAATATCTGTGTGAAGAATTTTAGCCATTTTTTTTCTCATCTCTTCAATGTAATCTTTAAGCTTTGGTTTCTGAGCTACAATTATTGAATCAAGATTTCCTATTTTATATCCTTTTTCTCTCATAAGTTCATAAACTTTTTTTAAAAGAATTTTGCTGTC is a genomic window of Fusobacterium perfoetens containing:
- the ispF gene encoding 2-C-methyl-D-erythritol 2,4-cyclodiphosphate synthase; its protein translation is MIRIGNGYDVHKLVEGRKLVLGGVEIPHIKGVLGHSDGDVLIHAVMDAILGALALGDIGKHFPDTDMKYEGIDSKILLKKVYELMREKGYKIGNLDSIIVAQKPKLKDYIEEMRKKMAKILHTDIENVSVKATTEEKLGFTGNEEGIKSYCVVLLNKI
- a CDS encoding response regulator transcription factor yields the protein MKKRLLIIEDEKNLMQVLYDSLSDEFEIIKAFDGEEGIEKFYNAGADLVLLDINLPKVTGWDICKEIRKNSNIPVIIMTARDSDADEYNGLSIGADDYITKPFNLKILTLKIKKLLKIDNNSIYKYDKFSFDSKKGELILENKSIELTRREIQFLEYMFKNKGIIFSREQLLNEVWGFDFDGDDRAVDTLVRRVRKKMGSYEFLLKTVRGMGYVLDENKN